A stretch of Arthrobacter sunyaminii DNA encodes these proteins:
- a CDS encoding amino-acid N-acetyltransferase produces the protein MTSTTITVRRARTSDVHRIRSLVAPLADERILVAKEAVAYYEGLQEFRIAEGPDGEVIGCGALHVMWEDLAEVRTLAADRRWRGHGVGHVLLEALLADAVEIGVQRVFCLTFEVDFFRRHGFEVMANQSAVDPEVYSELLRSHDEGVAEFLDLARVKPNTLGNTRMIRTL, from the coding sequence GTGACTTCCACCACCATCACTGTCCGCCGAGCACGCACCTCCGATGTTCACCGCATTCGTTCCCTCGTGGCGCCCCTGGCCGACGAGCGGATCCTGGTGGCGAAGGAGGCGGTTGCCTACTACGAGGGGCTCCAGGAGTTCCGGATTGCGGAAGGGCCCGACGGCGAGGTGATTGGCTGCGGTGCGCTGCATGTCATGTGGGAAGACCTCGCCGAGGTGCGGACCCTGGCCGCGGACCGCCGCTGGCGCGGGCACGGCGTTGGCCACGTCCTGCTGGAGGCACTGCTGGCCGATGCCGTGGAGATTGGTGTGCAACGTGTCTTCTGCCTGACCTTTGAGGTGGACTTCTTCCGACGCCACGGATTCGAGGTGATGGCCAATCAGTCGGCCGTGGATCCGGAGGTCTACTCCGAACTGCTGCGCTCCCATGACGAGGGAGTGGCCGAGTTCCTGGACCTCGCGCGGGTCAAGCCCAACACCCTGGGGAACACCCGGATGATCCGCACGCTGTAG